In Onychostoma macrolepis isolate SWU-2019 chromosome 06, ASM1243209v1, whole genome shotgun sequence, one DNA window encodes the following:
- the tspan2a gene encoding tetraspanin-2a, with protein MSKVQGGMKCVKYLLLVFNFIFWLSGSLVLAVGLWLRFDPDTANLLAENDAPEHFFIAVYILIGAGGVMMLVGFFGCFGAVRESQCLLGSFFACLLVIFGAEVAAGVFGFLNKDKIIQDVQNYYQSSMKNDNGTAIVTMYHNVLECCGSESSPSSGLCTAEGPVMDCNTAIEEFFNEKLFIIGYVGIGIAGIMIIGMIFSMVLCCAIRNSREVI; from the exons ATGAGCAAAGTCCAGGGCGGCATGAAATGTGTCAAATACCTGCTGTTGGTCTTCAACTTCATATTCTGG CTGTCGGGCTCACTGGTGTTGGCTGTAGGATTATGGTTGAGGTTTGACCCAGACACGGCCAACCTCTTAGCTGAAAATGATGCCCCTGAGCACTTCTTCATTG CGGTGTACATCCTGATCGGAGCGGGAGGCGTCATGATGTTGGTGGGATTCTTCGGCTGCTTTGGGGCCGTGAGGGAGTCACAGTGTCTTCTGGGATCG TTCTTCGCTTGCCTTCTTGTAATTTTTGGCGCAGAGGTTGCTGCTGGAGTCTTTGGTTTTCTAAATAAGGATAAG ATCATTCAAGATGTCCAAAACTATTACCAGTCTTCTATGAAAAATGACAATGGGACTGCTATTGTAACCATGTATCACAATGTG CTTGAATGCTGCGGGTCTGAGTCCTCTCCCTCTTCTGGACTGTGCACTGCTGAAGGTCCTGTCATG GATTGTAACACAGCTATAGAAGAGTTCTTCAACGAAAAACTCTTCATAATCGGATATGTTGGCATCGGCATTGCTGGAATTATG ATAATTGGCATGATCTTCAGCATGGTTCTATGCTGCGCCATTCGGAACAGCAGAGAAGTTATTTAG
- the ngfb gene encoding nerve growth factor, producing MYHEEHRRATLKIDGRKQFTWTHFTGHIEPMRWSMLALLLLSCSQMFAQRPGDICPQNTDHGQHDVTANPVPTVDPKLFNKRRYRSPRVLFSEQPPDSEPAGQQTRSRTKRKAGAPQHRGVYSVCESISTWEGNKTKATDISGNEVTVLPDVIINNSKKKQYFFETTCSSGRTGGSGCLGIDARHWNSYCTNSHTFVRALTSFKNLVAWRLIRINVACVCVLSRKSWRQ from the exons ATGTACCATGAGGAGCACAGGAGAGCTACGCTAAAGATAGACGGGAGAAAACAGTTCACCTGGACACATTTCACAG GTCACATTGAGCCCATGCGGTGGTCCATGCTAGCCCTGCTGCTCTTGTCCTGCAGCCAGATGTTTGCCCAGCGCCCAGGTGACATCTGTCCACAAAACACTGACCACGGACAGCATGATGTCACGGCCAACCCTGTGCCGACCGTGGATCCTAAACTCTTCAACAAGAGACGGTACCGCTCACCCCGTGTTCTGTTCAGCGAACAGCCCCCCGACTCAGAGCCCGCTGGGCAACAGACGAGGAGCAGGACAAAGAGAAAAGCAGGAGCACCTCAACATCGCGGAGTTTACTCCGTCTGCGAGAGCATTAGCACTTGGGAGGGAAATAAAACCAAAGCTACAGACATCTCGGGCAACGAGGTCACCGTCTTGCCCGACGTAATCATCAACAACTCCAAGAAAAAGCAGTACTTTTTTGAGACGACGTGCAGCAGCGGGCGGACCGGAGGATCCGGGTGTTTGGGAATTGATGCACGCCATTGGAACTCGTACTGTACCAATTCACACACGTTTGTGCGAGCGTTGACTTCATTCAAGAACCTGGTGGCGTGGAGACTCATAAGAATCAATgtagcttgtgtgtgtgtgctgagcCGAAAGTCTTGGAGACAGTAA